A region from the Salicibibacter cibarius genome encodes:
- a CDS encoding PhzF family phenazine biosynthesis protein, with product MKEIPGSSSIHPFCMGTYDTNADMHARHFSSPFSGTIEDAVTGTASGVMGAFFDKYIKNNSVKDSLDLIVEQGHEIQKDGRAAVHISKKNDSYDVKITGNAV from the coding sequence ATGAAAGAAATACCCGGATCATCATCTATTCATCCTTTTTGTATGGGGACCTATGATACGAATGCTGACATGCACGCTAGACACTTTTCTTCACCATTCTCAGGAACAATTGAAGATGCAGTTACCGGCACTGCTTCGGGGGTAATGGGAGCATTTTTTGATAAGTACATAAAAAATAACAGCGTTAAAGATTCTCTGGATCTTATAGTTGAGCAAGGACATGAAATTCAAAAAGATGGTCGTGCTGCGGTGCATATATCAAAGAAAAACGACTCATATGATGTTAAAATTACCGGGAATGCAGTTTAG
- a CDS encoding class I SAM-dependent methyltransferase, with protein sequence MKKIVFIIFMMILPVFTFYAWRYASRSHEIPCPFWLRWFVELDNPFTKTNRAKTIIQQSNIHPGMHVIDFGCGPGRLTIPLAESVGSGGKVTAIDMQSEMLQRAKSKAMDKNLKNIEFIQGKIGEGKLQLAPCERAVLVTVLGEIPDRDAAFKEIFDKLKPGGILTVTEVIFDPHFQRKETILKLANKVGFREKDFLGNWAAFSLLLEKPPRELGISKME encoded by the coding sequence ATGAAGAAGATTGTATTTATCATTTTCATGATGATTTTGCCTGTTTTTACCTTTTATGCGTGGCGGTATGCATCACGAAGCCATGAAATTCCTTGTCCATTTTGGTTACGTTGGTTTGTCGAACTGGACAATCCATTTACAAAGACAAATAGGGCGAAAACAATCATTCAACAGTCAAACATTCATCCGGGAATGCATGTCATTGATTTTGGATGTGGCCCTGGCAGACTTACGATTCCATTGGCAGAAAGTGTTGGTTCCGGTGGTAAGGTAACCGCAATTGATATGCAATCTGAAATGCTGCAGAGGGCAAAAAGCAAGGCAATGGACAAGAATTTAAAAAATATTGAATTCATACAGGGCAAAATCGGTGAGGGAAAACTGCAACTTGCTCCCTGTGAACGTGCTGTGCTTGTCACTGTTTTGGGTGAAATCCCGGATCGAGATGCAGCTTTTAAAGAAATCTTTGATAAGCTTAAACCGGGCGGCATTTTGACAGTAACCGAGGTCATATTCGATCCACATTTTCAAAGAAAAGAAACGATTTTGAAACTCGCCAATAAAGTCGGATTTCGTGAAAAAGATTTTTTGGGGAATTGGGCTGCATTTTCGCTATTATTAGAAAAACCTCCCAGGGAATTAGGCATCTCAAAAATGGAATAA
- a CDS encoding MerR family transcriptional regulator has protein sequence MMVSSEKTYSVGQFATLTGVTERTLRYYDCKDLLKPSKYSEQGHRLYKEKDLYRLQNILTLKYLDFSLEDIIDHLEKSGEDLQGSLRIQEKLLKQKQEQISNILETMKRVQDLIHGQEQIDGELVLSLIHGIQHEEDIKQHLADHVSQSLVDRMFMEGKPAEERLTAEQQMTSILTDINRIYNEGKHTDSQEAQEKALELLTLLATVFESTDEVELQKAEKAFEDKPMMFSQTIKPEVEAYMNDVFEKMDPAKRKDVWRK, from the coding sequence ATGATGGTATCGTCCGAAAAAACTTATTCTGTCGGGCAATTTGCTACATTAACCGGTGTGACGGAACGAACACTTCGCTATTATGATTGCAAAGATTTGTTGAAACCCTCGAAATATAGCGAGCAAGGGCACAGGCTATATAAGGAAAAAGATTTATATCGACTTCAAAACATCTTAACGCTCAAGTATCTGGATTTTTCCCTGGAAGATATTATCGACCATCTTGAAAAATCCGGGGAGGATCTTCAGGGATCATTGAGGATACAAGAGAAACTGCTCAAACAAAAGCAGGAGCAAATTTCCAATATCCTTGAAACAATGAAACGGGTGCAGGACCTCATTCATGGTCAGGAACAGATCGATGGCGAGTTAGTGTTATCTCTTATTCATGGCATTCAACATGAGGAAGATATAAAACAACATTTGGCAGACCATGTCTCGCAATCCTTGGTCGACAGAATGTTCATGGAAGGAAAACCGGCGGAAGAACGTTTAACAGCAGAGCAGCAAATGACCTCAATTTTAACAGACATCAATCGGATCTATAATGAAGGGAAACATACGGATAGTCAGGAGGCACAGGAAAAAGCATTGGAACTATTAACATTGCTGGCAACGGTTTTTGAATCAACAGATGAAGTTGAATTACAAAAGGCCGAGAAAGCTTTTGAGGATAAACCAATGATGTTCTCACAAACGATAAAACCGGAAGTCGAAGCTTATATGAACGATGTTTTTGAAAAAATGGATCCGGCTAAGCGCAAGGATGTTTGGCGAAAATAG
- a CDS encoding cyclase family protein produces the protein MPKFIDLSHTFKDRMPGFKLKNEDDSYTQYTSEIKPFLTHEQSLPKFDGKASFEITEISFQTSVGTYLDSPYHRYSDNRDISNIRIDEVILPGEVIDVRYKEAFEPLGCEALPKNINVNGKAVLFNFGWDQYWGEETYYSYPYISKELVRYLISQGAKLVGVDTLNIDNANDLYRPAHTLFLEKDILIVENLTGLEKLYNNEFRFFAVPWKAEKVAALPIRAFAEIIE, from the coding sequence ATGCCAAAGTTTATTGATCTTAGCCATACCTTTAAGGATAGGATGCCCGGATTTAAACTAAAAAATGAAGATGATTCGTATACACAGTACACATCAGAAATTAAACCATTTTTAACACACGAACAATCACTACCTAAATTTGATGGCAAAGCGTCTTTTGAAATTACCGAGATCTCGTTTCAAACCTCAGTTGGCACATATCTAGATTCTCCATACCATCGTTATTCGGATAATAGAGATATAAGTAATATTCGAATAGATGAAGTTATTCTCCCAGGTGAAGTGATTGATGTTCGCTACAAAGAAGCATTTGAACCATTAGGGTGTGAGGCTCTTCCGAAAAATATAAATGTAAATGGAAAAGCAGTGCTATTTAATTTTGGCTGGGATCAATACTGGGGCGAAGAAACGTATTACTCATATCCCTATATTTCCAAAGAATTGGTCAGATATCTTATTAGCCAAGGAGCGAAGCTTGTTGGGGTAGACACGCTAAATATAGACAACGCCAATGACTTATATCGGCCTGCCCATACGTTATTCCTGGAAAAGGATATACTAATCGTCGAAAACTTGACCGGTTTGGAAAAACTATATAACAATGAATTTCGTTTTTTCGCCGTTCCATGGAAAGCGGAAAAAGTGGCAGCTTTACCAATAAGAGCTTTTGCGGAAATTATTGAATAG
- a CDS encoding tetratricopeptide repeat-containing glycosyltransferase family 2 protein yields MISLCMIVKNEEAVIGRCLDSIKNVVEEINIVDTGSTDRTKEIARDYTDRIYDFEWVDDFAAARNFSFEKATQEYILWLDADDVLAEKDTEKFSALKQTLQPSVDAVAMDYHLAFDEYGNVTFYIKRNRLVKRKRQFRWIGAVHEYLEVGGTIVQSDIAVTHLPLHHDSDRNLRIYEKRLERGEAFTPRDFFYFANELADHLLYERAISYYEKFLATNKGWIEDNITACSKLADCYFQLGQPEKELQATFRSFIYDRPRPEFCCRLGYYFLNRNALETAVFWYTLATQQTETTMGFVNKACSTWLPHLQLCVCHSRLGDHESAYHHNEKARKYRPTDPNVLHNKHYLEGIMQKYILY; encoded by the coding sequence ATGATAAGCCTCTGTATGATTGTGAAGAATGAAGAAGCCGTCATCGGCCGGTGCTTGGATTCGATAAAAAATGTTGTTGAAGAAATCAATATCGTTGACACCGGTTCAACGGATCGCACGAAAGAAATCGCCCGGGATTATACCGATCGCATTTATGATTTCGAATGGGTGGATGACTTTGCGGCGGCAAGAAATTTTTCATTCGAAAAGGCTACACAAGAATACATTCTTTGGTTGGACGCCGATGATGTATTAGCTGAAAAAGATACGGAAAAATTCTCGGCCCTAAAGCAAACCCTTCAACCATCCGTCGATGCTGTCGCTATGGATTATCACTTAGCGTTTGACGAGTATGGAAATGTGACCTTTTATATCAAGCGAAATCGCCTCGTTAAAAGGAAAAGACAATTTCGCTGGATCGGGGCTGTTCATGAATATCTGGAAGTGGGGGGAACCATCGTCCAGAGTGATATAGCCGTGACTCATCTTCCATTGCACCATGATTCTGACCGCAATCTACGGATTTACGAAAAACGCTTGGAACGTGGAGAAGCATTTACCCCGAGAGACTTTTTTTACTTTGCAAATGAACTCGCCGACCACCTTCTATATGAACGGGCTATTTCATATTACGAAAAATTTCTTGCAACCAATAAAGGGTGGATAGAGGACAATATCACAGCGTGCAGTAAATTGGCCGATTGCTATTTTCAATTGGGGCAACCGGAAAAGGAACTGCAAGCTACATTCAGATCCTTCATATATGACCGCCCGCGCCCTGAATTTTGTTGTAGGCTAGGCTATTACTTTTTAAACAGAAACGCATTGGAGACAGCCGTATTTTGGTATACGCTAGCCACTCAACAAACTGAAACAACAATGGGGTTTGTCAATAAGGCATGCTCCACTTGGTTGCCTCATTTGCAGCTGTGCGTTTGCCATAGCCGTTTGGGCGATCATGAATCAGCCTATCATCATAATGAAAAAGCACGTAAGTATCGTCCAACGGATCCAAATGTGTTGCATAACAAGCATTATTTGGAAGGAATAATGCAGAAATACATTCTTTATTAA
- a CDS encoding FAD-binding oxidoreductase, giving the protein MSTLVKSLQESLNTSQVTTNKTARELHSKDESYHPPVTPEVVVYPYDAQDVSEIMKIAKQFDRSVYPFGLGSSLEGHVIPTEDGVSIDFSEMNRIIAVKEQDLLVKVQPGVTRTQLNKELKKYGLFFTVDPGADATIGGMAATNASGTSSVRYGIMRDQVRDLEVVLADGSVMHTGNLAAKSSSGYNLNGLFIGSEGTLGCFTELTLNVHGIPEHIVAGRAVFPTINKAVEAVVSTLHAGVPIARCELVDEPSVKKANEFSDTNYPIQPTLFLEFHGNEAGLNQDLEFMKEIVKEHGCEKIEFEQDNAARNKLWDARHNLAYAYVHGAPGKKMMVTDVCVPISELAGAIKHAREVVDASMFEGGIAGHVGDGNYHIILMFDPSSNEEIHAAAKLNEEIVKYALAVGGTCTGEHGVGLGKQKYQAKEHGESLFVMEKIKQALDPESRLNPFKLVQLKEKS; this is encoded by the coding sequence ATGTCCACCCTTGTTAAATCATTGCAGGAATCACTAAACACGTCACAAGTGACTACAAACAAAACAGCGCGAGAATTACATAGCAAAGATGAATCTTACCATCCACCGGTAACGCCTGAAGTCGTCGTTTACCCTTACGACGCTCAGGACGTCAGTGAAATAATGAAAATCGCGAAACAGTTTGATCGATCTGTTTACCCATTTGGACTTGGATCCAGTCTTGAAGGCCATGTAATTCCAACTGAAGATGGGGTTTCTATCGATTTTTCCGAAATGAATCGCATCATTGCAGTAAAGGAGCAAGATTTGCTTGTCAAAGTCCAACCTGGCGTCACACGCACACAGTTAAACAAAGAACTCAAAAAATATGGGCTCTTTTTTACCGTGGACCCCGGCGCTGACGCAACGATTGGCGGCATGGCCGCGACAAATGCAAGTGGTACAAGTTCTGTACGTTACGGAATTATGCGTGATCAGGTCCGTGATCTTGAAGTTGTCCTCGCCGACGGCTCGGTCATGCATACCGGAAATCTCGCCGCCAAGTCTTCTTCCGGCTATAATTTAAACGGGCTATTCATCGGTTCGGAAGGGACGCTTGGATGCTTCACAGAACTAACATTGAATGTGCATGGTATTCCCGAGCATATCGTCGCCGGACGAGCTGTTTTCCCTACGATTAACAAAGCCGTTGAAGCCGTCGTATCTACATTACACGCCGGTGTGCCGATCGCACGTTGTGAGCTCGTCGATGAACCATCCGTAAAAAAGGCAAATGAGTTTAGCGATACGAATTATCCAATCCAACCTACACTATTCTTAGAATTTCACGGCAATGAAGCTGGCCTTAATCAAGATCTTGAATTTATGAAAGAGATTGTTAAGGAACACGGTTGTGAGAAAATAGAATTCGAACAAGATAATGCAGCAAGAAACAAGCTGTGGGATGCTCGGCACAACCTGGCTTATGCGTACGTTCACGGTGCACCCGGCAAGAAAATGATGGTCACAGATGTCTGTGTTCCTATTTCCGAATTGGCAGGAGCAATCAAGCATGCGCGTGAAGTTGTTGATGCATCCATGTTTGAAGGAGGCATCGCCGGGCACGTCGGTGACGGTAACTATCACATCATTCTAATGTTTGATCCCAGTAGCAATGAGGAAATACACGCTGCTGCCAAATTAAATGAAGAAATCGTTAAATACGCGCTCGCTGTCGGCGGCACATGTACCGGCGAACACGGAGTGGGCCTTGGCAAACAAAAATATCAGGCAAAAGAGCACGGAGAATCACTTTTTGTTATGGAGAAGATCAAACAAGCGTTAGATCCGGAGAGTAGATTAAATCCGTTTAAGCTCGTCCAATTAAAGGAGAAATCATGA
- a CDS encoding collagen-like protein, producing the protein MPFDKNIHLGGHRYRGHHPKELPKKKDDHCCSEIPQKDCCVITGPTGPTGPTGATGSIGPTGATGSTGATGATGESGAIGPTGPTGPTGESGPTGPTGATGDIGPTGPTGPTGEDGPIGPTGPTGDVGPTGPTGSTGPTGPTGDIGPTGPTGPTGATGEVVLAYGSLRGSSVETPGEDFEPVPFNIVGPLSDTITVSGTGNELVVGESGIYQITVSINAEATTDPDPDQPFLDAIITVNGTPIFGDTTTFFKIANRSSSTFVVQAALNAGDEVGVSIRTDFPDILGYMNRSLTIVQLSD; encoded by the coding sequence ATGCCTTTTGATAAAAATATACATTTAGGAGGTCATCGATATCGTGGTCATCATCCCAAAGAACTCCCGAAAAAGAAAGATGACCATTGTTGTTCCGAAATACCACAGAAGGATTGTTGTGTTATAACTGGACCGACAGGGCCTACAGGTCCAACCGGGGCCACAGGATCCATCGGTCCCACTGGTGCCACGGGATCAACCGGCGCTACGGGTGCCACCGGAGAGAGCGGAGCCATTGGACCGACAGGTCCTACGGGTCCGACTGGTGAAAGTGGACCAACCGGACCGACAGGAGCCACAGGCGACATTGGACCTACCGGACCGACGGGTCCGACAGGTGAAGACGGTCCAATTGGCCCTACGGGCCCCACAGGTGATGTTGGTCCGACAGGTCCCACGGGATCAACCGGGCCGACAGGCCCCACAGGCGACATTGGGCCTACAGGTCCCACGGGACCAACCGGAGCCACCGGAGAAGTTGTTTTGGCTTATGGATCTTTAAGGGGAAGTAGTGTAGAAACACCCGGTGAAGATTTTGAGCCTGTACCATTTAATATAGTAGGGCCTCTATCAGATACAATTACAGTTAGCGGGACGGGCAATGAACTAGTCGTTGGAGAAAGCGGCATTTATCAAATAACGGTATCGATTAATGCAGAAGCAACAACTGATCCGGATCCGGATCAACCATTTTTGGATGCGATTATTACGGTCAACGGCACACCTATTTTTGGCGATACGACAACCTTTTTTAAAATAGCCAATAGAAGTAGTTCAACATTTGTGGTTCAAGCCGCCTTAAACGCAGGAGATGAAGTAGGAGTAAGTATCCGTACGGATTTTCCTGATATTTTAGGTTATATGAATCGCTCTTTAACGATTGTTCAATTAAGTGATTAA
- a CDS encoding GyrI-like domain-containing protein: MNRLEYDIKTLPAYRAMGIKCDVAFTEIEAIKEGIQHSIKRAKELEYAINTDMRLGLSYHLRPDGFVYYSAYEVQKEQPLLEGMAEVNVPEMTYLVTKHKGGSIEDTYGKIMEWLEGSEYVPFTEQDVQYYDELPIKHEKYPSDSSASDPHFEIFIPIVRP, encoded by the coding sequence ATGAACAGATTAGAATATGACATTAAAACGCTCCCTGCGTATCGTGCTATGGGGATTAAATGTGACGTTGCATTTACTGAAATTGAAGCCATAAAAGAAGGCATTCAACATTCAATTAAAAGGGCAAAGGAGCTGGAATATGCTATAAACACAGATATGAGATTAGGGTTGTCTTATCATCTTCGACCTGATGGTTTCGTATATTATTCTGCTTATGAAGTTCAGAAAGAACAACCACTTCTAGAAGGCATGGCTGAAGTTAATGTTCCGGAAATGACCTATTTGGTAACAAAACATAAAGGTGGCAGCATTGAAGACACATACGGAAAAATTATGGAATGGTTAGAAGGAAGTGAATACGTCCCTTTTACAGAGCAAGATGTTCAATACTACGATGAGCTTCCAATAAAACATGAAAAATACCCAAGTGATTCAAGCGCAAGCGATCCTCATTTTGAAATCTTCATACCTATAGTTAGACCATGA
- a CDS encoding VOC family protein, which translates to MEFNDFTAAQVRIARPTEKFEEVIDFYVNGLGLKQIQNFKGNRGHEGVIVGLPDVHYHLEFTRHIDGSPCPAPTKDNLLVFYITNKEEISKVFERLQKMGYGEVKPDNDYWKEQGITIEDPDGWRIVLMNRSYE; encoded by the coding sequence ATGGAATTTAACGACTTTACAGCAGCTCAAGTTAGGATAGCTAGGCCAACAGAAAAATTTGAAGAGGTCATTGATTTTTACGTAAATGGGTTAGGGCTTAAACAAATACAAAACTTTAAAGGGAATAGAGGGCATGAAGGCGTGATTGTTGGCCTACCAGATGTTCATTATCACTTGGAATTCACTCGCCATATTGATGGAAGTCCATGCCCTGCACCTACAAAAGATAATCTTTTAGTCTTCTATATAACGAACAAAGAAGAAATCAGTAAAGTATTTGAGAGATTACAAAAAATGGGGTATGGGGAAGTTAAACCTGATAATGACTACTGGAAAGAACAAGGGATAACTATAGAAGATCCTGATGGTTGGCGAATCGTGTTAATGAATAGGTCGTATGAATAA
- a CDS encoding MFS transporter, translating to MNYRLLILVLGTFIIGTDDFVIAGLLPNIASDMNVTIAVAGQLVTAFAIAYAIGAPVLGTLTFNMPVKTLLVLSMFVFTSANGLSAIVTSFELLFVTRVIAALAAAVFTPLAMAASTSLVPDTMRGKALSFVIAGITVGLILGAPIGTWIGNAMTWRYSFVFVAVVSFVTVIGILIFLPKIEREASVSIKERLKSFNKMIVLTLSVSVIGTTGGFMTYTYIAPIITEITNIENISIFLLLLGIGALFGNLVGGYLTDRIGAPTTLKLSLFGFAILLAALSLLPVLNPSTLAIVLVGLISLLWGIPGFGMNPALNAFLISLNPTQASMILSFSASALYMGIGLGAIVGGGVIRFSSVNYVGLGSSILVIVALMIFIFVNRAVNKKATTANPTV from the coding sequence ATGAATTACCGACTCTTAATATTGGTGTTAGGAACTTTTATCATTGGAACAGACGATTTTGTTATTGCTGGTTTACTGCCGAACATCGCAAGTGATATGAATGTAACGATTGCAGTTGCTGGACAATTGGTAACAGCATTTGCCATTGCTTACGCAATTGGGGCCCCTGTTTTGGGAACATTAACGTTTAATATGCCCGTTAAAACACTACTGGTATTATCTATGTTTGTGTTCACAAGTGCTAATGGTCTTTCTGCAATTGTGACTTCATTTGAATTATTATTTGTCACAAGAGTAATCGCAGCATTAGCTGCAGCTGTGTTTACCCCTTTAGCTATGGCTGCTTCAACTAGTTTGGTTCCTGATACTATGCGCGGGAAAGCTTTGTCATTTGTCATAGCTGGTATAACAGTTGGACTAATTTTAGGTGCTCCTATCGGGACATGGATTGGAAATGCCATGACCTGGCGTTATTCTTTCGTTTTTGTCGCGGTGGTATCTTTCGTAACAGTCATAGGGATCTTAATATTCTTGCCAAAAATAGAACGAGAGGCTTCTGTGAGCATAAAAGAGAGACTCAAAAGTTTTAATAAAATGATCGTATTAACATTGAGTGTCAGCGTTATCGGAACAACAGGCGGATTTATGACTTATACCTACATCGCTCCCATTATTACGGAGATCACAAATATCGAAAATATAAGCATTTTCCTACTGTTACTTGGTATTGGAGCATTATTTGGCAACCTAGTCGGCGGGTACTTAACAGATCGTATAGGTGCTCCAACAACACTTAAATTATCCCTTTTTGGTTTCGCTATTTTATTAGCAGCTCTCTCTTTGCTTCCCGTGTTAAATCCATCTACGTTGGCCATTGTTCTCGTAGGCTTGATTTCCCTATTATGGGGAATCCCTGGTTTTGGAATGAATCCGGCATTAAATGCATTTCTTATTTCACTAAATCCTACCCAAGCATCGATGATTTTATCGTTTAGTGCTTCAGCGCTTTATATGGGCATAGGCTTAGGTGCAATTGTAGGCGGTGGAGTCATTCGTTTTAGCTCTGTAAACTACGTAGGACTGGGAAGTTCAATTTTAGTCATTGTTGCATTAATGATATTCATTTTCGTGAACAGAGCGGTAAATAAAAAAGCAACAACAGCTAATCCTACTGTTTAA
- a CDS encoding macrolide 2'-phosphotransferase, with protein sequence MNKQQVAETARKCGLEINEDSISFNESGLDFLVAYAEDDKGAEWVLRLPRRDDVMPRAVVEKRALDLINRYVTFQAPVWSIYEDDLIAYRKLTGVPAGTIDPEIHNYVWEMNHENVPEQFHQTLAKALASLHTLPKAEALNIGLSVQSAEEARLSMIERMKKVKATFGVDESLWNRWMLWVNNKELWPLRTGLTHGDVHAGHMMIDKNTNVTGLIDWTEAKITDVSIDFVFQYQAFGETALEKLISYYKQAGGIYWPAMKEHIIELKAAYPVAIAEFAITSGLEEYEQMARETLGVNAR encoded by the coding sequence TTGAACAAGCAGCAAGTGGCAGAAACAGCACGGAAGTGTGGTTTGGAAATCAATGAGGATTCGATCTCATTCAACGAGTCTGGTTTAGACTTTCTGGTCGCTTACGCAGAAGACGATAAGGGGGCAGAATGGGTACTCAGGCTCCCAAGACGTGACGATGTGATGCCGAGGGCAGTTGTAGAGAAGAGAGCACTGGATTTAATCAATAGATATGTCACGTTTCAAGCCCCCGTATGGTCGATTTATGAAGATGATCTTATTGCTTATAGAAAATTAACCGGCGTACCAGCCGGCACAATTGATCCAGAGATTCATAACTATGTTTGGGAGATGAATCATGAAAACGTGCCTGAACAATTTCATCAGACATTAGCCAAAGCTTTGGCGTCTCTGCACACTCTTCCGAAAGCAGAGGCTCTTAACATCGGCTTATCTGTGCAGTCAGCAGAAGAAGCAAGATTATCCATGATTGAGCGTATGAAAAAGGTCAAAGCGACGTTCGGTGTAGACGAATCTTTATGGAACCGCTGGATGTTATGGGTAAATAATAAGGAATTATGGCCTCTGAGAACAGGTCTGACTCATGGAGATGTTCATGCTGGCCACATGATGATTGATAAAAATACGAACGTAACCGGTTTGATCGACTGGACCGAAGCAAAAATAACAGATGTATCCATTGACTTTGTTTTCCAATACCAAGCATTCGGCGAAACAGCTTTAGAGAAACTGATTAGCTATTACAAACAAGCAGGGGGGATCTACTGGCCTGCCATGAAAGAGCATATCATCGAACTTAAGGCGGCATACCCGGTTGCAATTGCTGAGTTTGCGATAACCTCAGGCTTGGAAGAGTATGAACAGATGGCAAGAGAAACCCTTGGAGTGAATGCACGCTAG
- the ant(6) gene encoding aminoglycoside 6-adenylyltransferase: MRNEKEMINLFENIVMNDDGVRLSVLEGSRTNKNIPKDDFQDYDLSFFVTDIESYKKDDCWLKVFGDLTFLQKPEDMRLFPPALGSWFSYIMYFNDGIKIDLTLIPLNEVEAYLSESDGLVEILIDKDNRINKKIIPSDKKYWIKKPSEQEFDDCCNEFWHVSTYVAKGLFRKELFFALDHFNQILRPELFRVISWAVGIKEGFDFSVGKNYKFIGNYLSEAELEKLVNTFSQSGYKESWESFELCCELFRIYSKEVASSLNYKYPEYDGKMTNFVQNIYTKLSEK; the protein is encoded by the coding sequence ATGCGTAACGAAAAAGAGATGATAAACCTTTTTGAAAATATTGTTATGAACGATGATGGCGTTAGATTATCAGTTCTTGAGGGTTCTAGAACAAACAAAAACATCCCGAAAGATGATTTTCAGGATTATGATCTTTCTTTTTTTGTAACGGATATAGAATCTTATAAGAAAGATGACTGTTGGCTCAAAGTATTTGGTGACTTAACTTTTCTGCAAAAACCTGAAGACATGAGGCTATTTCCACCAGCTTTAGGAAGTTGGTTCAGCTATATCATGTATTTTAATGATGGCATTAAGATTGATTTGACTTTGATTCCATTAAATGAAGTAGAAGCTTATTTATCTGAGTCGGATGGATTAGTGGAAATATTGATTGATAAAGACAACCGGATCAATAAAAAAATTATTCCAAGTGACAAAAAGTATTGGATTAAAAAGCCGTCTGAGCAAGAGTTTGATGATTGCTGTAATGAGTTTTGGCATGTATCAACTTATGTGGCAAAGGGTTTATTTAGAAAAGAGCTGTTCTTCGCATTGGATCATTTCAATCAAATTCTTCGTCCTGAACTTTTTCGTGTGATATCATGGGCAGTTGGGATTAAGGAAGGCTTTGATTTTAGTGTAGGCAAGAACTATAAATTTATTGGTAATTATCTTTCTGAAGCTGAGTTAGAAAAATTAGTTAATACTTTTTCGCAATCTGGCTACAAGGAATCATGGGAATCTTTCGAGTTATGTTGTGAATTATTTAGGATTTATTCCAAAGAAGTTGCCTCATCATTAAATTATAAATATCCTGAGTACGATGGGAAAATGACGAATTTCGTTCAAAATATTTATACTAAACTAAGTGAAAAATAA
- a CDS encoding GNAT family N-acetyltransferase translates to MESKIVIDKMHPEDWDKVKDIYLEGIATGNATFQKEAPSWEEWDNNHLATCRMVARLKDEILGWVALTPVSNRYVYAGVAEVSVYVSQRSKGKGIGDLLLKTLIEQSEQNGFWTLQSGIFPENVASLKLHKNNGFREIGRRERIGEMDGVWRDIFLLERRSNEV, encoded by the coding sequence ATGGAAAGTAAAATAGTTATTGATAAAATGCACCCGGAAGACTGGGATAAAGTTAAAGACATCTATCTTGAAGGAATTGCTACCGGAAATGCAACCTTTCAAAAAGAAGCTCCTTCCTGGGAAGAATGGGATAATAACCATCTAGCTACATGCCGAATGGTTGCACGTTTAAAGGATGAAATTTTAGGTTGGGTTGCTTTAACGCCGGTTTCAAACCGATATGTCTACGCAGGCGTTGCGGAAGTAAGCGTTTATGTAAGCCAAAGGAGCAAAGGAAAAGGGATTGGCGATTTACTTTTAAAAACATTAATCGAACAAAGTGAACAAAATGGGTTCTGGACCTTACAATCCGGGATTTTCCCCGAAAATGTTGCAAGTCTTAAACTACATAAAAACAATGGCTTTCGGGAGATCGGACGGCGAGAACGTATAGGTGAAATGGATGGAGTTTGGCGTGATATTTTTTTGTTGGAAAGAAGAAGTAATGAAGTGTGA